tattacacaaaTGAATCAAGATTCATAAACATAGGAAAGAGATGCACGTCATTAATGCGCATTTTCAGATGTTATTAACAGATAAAACAGGGATTAACAGAACACAAGGATAAGATCAAGAAAAACAGACACGTGTTGTCAAAAGATCTGAAAACATGTTCTGTTGCGGAGGTGCGGATGAAGAACCAGCCGGTCCACCGGCAAACCAGTATTCAGCCCCTCCTAACAAGGCTGGAAACCCTAACTTTGGCGGtgagaaaccctaatttttctGATGGTAATGCCTCTCCTCTGTTTTGAGTTTCACCACAAGCTTTGTACGTTTCCTGAATAGGTGGAAATAGAGGGGAGCCGAGGAACACGAACGCACCGAGATCAGGAGGTCCTGCAAAGGTCTTACCCATAGAGATCCCTGCTGTTGCATTGGATGAGTTGAACAGAATGACGGGTAACTTCGGCAACAAGGCACTGATAGGTGAAGGTTCTTATGGACGTGTCTTCCAAGGCAAGTATAATGGAGACGATGTTGCTATCAAGAAGCTTGATGCCTCTTCTGAAGAACCTGACTCGGATTTCACCTCACAGGTACATATTAATATCACCAAAAACTGATGATCTTTCGGATCATTTCCGAGTAAATCCATCACTCATCTATCTTTTTGGCTTAGATCATGATGTTTTATTACCTAATTAGTAATTTCTGTTGATTAAAATGGCAAGTTATCGGTTGTGTCACGGCTCAAAAACGAACATTTTGTGGAGTTGATGGGGTACTGCTTGGAAGCAAATAATCGCATTCTCGTCTATGAGTTTGCAACCAAAGGTTCTTTACATGATGTGTTACACGGTACGTAAATTAAACTCTCAAGACTCATATTATTATGGTTAATGGTGTCAATGTGATGTATTGTATGGATCAAATCTTTAGGGAGAAAGGGCGTGCAAGGGGCTGAGCCAGGACCGGTGCTGAACTGGAACCAAAGGGTCAAGATCGCATATGGAGCAGCCAGGGGGCTTGAGTTTCTTCACGAGAAGGTCCAGCCATCAGTAGTCCACAGGGACGTAAGGTCGAGCAATGTCTTGTTGTTCGATGACTTTGTTGCCAAAATGGCTGATTTCAACTTGACCAATGCATCATCCGATTCTGCGGCTAGGCTTCATTCTACTCGAGTCTTGGGAACCTTCGGCTATCACGCTCCAGAGTACTGTACCATACACCCATTAATTCATCTTTTAATAAGAGAAATTATATTAAGTTAGATGTATTTCCAACTTAAAAACAATTGATGATAACTAGAGCCATCaatttctttaatatatttctaaaagaTACTTTTCAATTTTGGACGTGGGATTTTGTCCATAATACTACATAGGGTTCTATATAACGTAATAGTATTTCTTGTTTTAGGTATGCTATGACGGGACAGATAACACAGAAGAGTGATGTGTATAGTTTTGGTGTTGTGCTTTTGGAGCTCTTGACGGGAAGAAAACCTGTTGATCATACCATGCCTAAAGGCCAACAAAGTCTTGTTACTTGGGTACGTACGTACACTTTAATAAAGTCTTTATATTAAACTCTTGACGGGAAGAAAACCTGTTGATCATACCATGCCTAGAGGTATATAAATATCGATCCTTTTTAATGATAAACTCTTTTACTTGTCTTTGCTTTTGTAGGCAACTCCGAGACTGAGTGAAGACAAAGTCAAACAATGCATAGATCCTAAGCTTAACAATGATTTCCCTCCCAAAGCAGTCGCCAAGGTCCGTTTTACATTTccttaattaaatattaattaaggtattttgatgATTGGGATGATGACTTATAGACGTTTACGTATGAAATAGCTATACGCAATCCTAGTTATCTAACACTATATAAAACTATTTGCATGTAGTTCATTTAGAGACTCCATAGAAACCAAATGCTATGTTTCATAACTAACTGACAGCAAATAATAAATTGATGTGTGGACCTGATTATTATAATAGACTAGTAGTTTCGGTTTCTTCGTATTTTCGGTGTTAAACTTCTAACATTTGTGTTAATTGTGAATCAAATATGTGGAGTATATGAATGCTATTAGAAACGTTTTTGTTCCTGGACTCATGTTGAATACCAAGGACATCAATTCAATATTGATAACTAATTAAGGATGCTTACTTTAGTTTGGTTTTGTAATGTTGATTATTCATTCTTTGGTGGTGGGACAGTTGGCAGCTGTGGCGGCCTTGTGTGTTCAGTACGAGGCAGACTTCCGACCCAACATGACAATCGTTGTCAAAGCACTTCAGCCTCTTCTTAACTCTAAACCAGCCGGTCCTGAATCTACTTCCTAAATAACAGATTTATCATTTctcttgtttttgttgtttttattatgtttatggctattttttcttttcctttctctgTCAGATAACTATGATTATTGGTTATAAGATGTAATCTATCGAATGTAACttgtatttttctattgttATAAAGCCCTCTTTCTTTCTTGGTCTCTATCTTTTCACTGATTGAAGGAGTCGATGCAAGAAACTAAATAGTAAATTAGTTGTCAGatacaaaataaagaaaaatgtttGACCAATTAAAACATATGATTATGATGCCACAAACTTAATACTTTTGATATTGTGAGGTTTAGTCTTAGTGATCACGCCTAGATCTACTTGTATAAGTAGTAAAGTAAATGACACACACAAATTTAACGAGTTCCCGGCACTCATGTACAGTACATTTCGTGGGAGAATTCTTGCTTCCAAACTCCACTATGATCAAAAGAAGTTTACAACGTCTCGTCACTTATAACGTGTGACAGACTCTAAGGTTAACACAACACCTCTGTGTTCAACCTTTGTGAATACAATAGACTTAGAGAACCCTAGCTAGAACAATGAAGCTCTCTGTTGCTATATCTCTTTTGTATTCTATGTGTTGCTTGCCTCTCTCTATTTCGTGTTGTTGATGATCTATGATTGATGCAGGATATATACTTGACGTCTTCAGCATTATCCAGCTCGAGATCTTCGGTCTTGTTGTTATCTCCAACTCGTGGGCTTCATAGTGTGGAACGCGACGGGCCTTAGTATATTGTCTATGGGCCAAACCCAACAAATCTCCACCTGTTTGCCCAAGACCAATACTCCGTCGTCGTTTCATTTTCCTCGGGTGATGATCAATCACCGACGATCTTCCGATGAGCGACATGCATCCTCTCGCCGAGCACATCTCTCTTTGTCTCGGCGATCCTCGATTCTGATTTAAGGTTCAGCTCCACCTGAACCAACATCTTCAGCTCCATCGATTTTATGTCTCGGCTCCCCTTCTCTTTCCAATTTCAAATACGTTTCGAACCGTACCAGAAATGAATCATAGACTGAACCGAGTCTGTCATGATTCTCATGTCTCCCATCTTGATACCCCAACTCAAGTCTCTGTCGGATTCGAGTTCCAAGAACTCCACCTCTTCGGTTTGGCTTCCCAATTCCGATTGAATCTCGCGGTACTTAAGGTAACTCAGCTAGACTCTTCCTTGTCATAGCAGTAACTGTACTTTGGTTCGATTGATTTCAAACCTCACCTTAACACTGAAGTATATTGGTTTGATCTCAGATTGAAGTCAGCCGAGCCCCACATTTTCCTTTGCTTGCTCTTTGACGTTTCCAAAGTAAGTAGTACCTTCTTCTCATCGCTTTTAAGTAATTCTCCAACTTTCTAGAGATACTTCCTTGTCTGAAACCTCGTTACGGCTCCATGACTGTGTTTGTGTAGCTGCTGATCAAGTTCCTTCGTCAAACTGCTCCACCTGGAACGGGTGTGTGTTAGTGCGCCTTCCCCTTATCTCCCCAGGTAACCTCTTTTTCAAACACCTTGTGAACTCCCTTATTTAACTCACACTTATTCTGATTTTGTTTGTTGAATCTTTGCGAGATGAAACTGAGTGCACTGGGGTCACCTGGGTTCTTCTTTCTTCCTCTACACAACATTCAGAAGTCCGCAGCAGAGCTGGAACTTCGGACCAGGTACGGTCTTGGTTAGGAAATCTGCAGGATTTAGAGTAGTGTGTATCTTCTGTAAGATAACGTCGCCTGCTTCCACTAGGTCTCGTATAAAATGGAACTTAGTATCAATCTGTTTAGTTCTCTCATGATAGAATGGATTCTTTGCTAGGGCAATAGCACTTTGTGAGTCGCAGTGAATCGTTGCATTGTTTTGTTTGAAACCTAGTTCGTTGCATAGTCCCCTTAGCCATATGCTTTCCTTAGCCGCCTCATGTAGAGCCATATACTCTGCCTCTGTGGTTGAGAGGGCAACCACAGATTGAAGGCATGATTTCCATGAAACTGTGTTCCCTTCTATCTTGAACACATACCCTGTCACTGACCCTCGTCTGTCCCTGTCAGTGGCGTAATCTGAGTCTGAGAATCCTTCTATAATAAACTTAGAGTCCTTCTTGAATGTTAGGTTCAAACTCTGAGCTCCTTGTAGGTATTTCAATACCCATTTGACTGCCGCCCAGTGTTCTCTGCTTGGCTTGCTCATGAATCTGCTCACAAACCCTACTGCAAATCCCAAATCGGGTCTTGAGCCGACCATCGCATACATCAGACTCCCCACTGCGCTTGCGTAACGGATGTATTCCATGTATTGTTCTTCCTCTTTCCATTCCTTTTCTGTTAAACTTCTCAAACTGAACTGAGCAGACATATGTGTCATTACTGACTTAGCGCCTTGCATTCCGAAAGTCTTCAACACCTTCTGTATGTATTTTCCCTGAGATAAAATCAGTGTGCCTTTCTTCCTGTCTCTTATAATGTCCATGCCTAGGATCCTTGATGCCTTTCCTAGATCTTTCATTTCAAATTCCCCACTCAATCTATCTTTCAACTCCTGAATAGTCTTCTTGTTACCTGATGCGATCAGCATATCATCAACGTATAGTAGAAGATAGATTGCTTTAGACGTCTGAGCATCTCTGAAGTACACACACGGGTCTCTGTTGCATCTTTCAAACAGTTGATCTCTCATAAACCCATCAAATCGCTGATTCCATCTTCTAGGTGACTGCTTGATTCCATATAGGGATTTCCTTAGCAAGCATACTTTATTCTCATCTCCTGGTTTGATGAAACCTTCTGGATGTGTCATTAGGATTCTTTCTTCTAAAGTTCCGTGTAGAAAAGTTGTCTTTACGTCCATCTGCTCTAGCTCAAAGTCTAAGTTCAAAACCACTGATAGCATAAATCTGATCGACACATGTTTCACTACTGGGGAGAAGATTTCGT
This genomic stretch from Raphanus sativus cultivar WK10039 chromosome 3, ASM80110v3, whole genome shotgun sequence harbors:
- the LOC108846195 gene encoding probable protein kinase At2g41970, translated to MFCCGGADEEPAGPPANQYSAPPNKAGNPNFGGGNRGEPRNTNAPRSGGPAKVLPIEIPAVALDELNRMTGNFGNKALIGEGSYGRVFQGKYNGDDVAIKKLDASSEEPDSDFTSQLSVVSRLKNEHFVELMGYCLEANNRILVYEFATKGSLHDVLHGRKGVQGAEPGPVLNWNQRVKIAYGAARGLEFLHEKVQPSVVHRDVRSSNVLLFDDFVAKMADFNLTNASSDSAARLHSTRVLGTFGYHAPEYAMTGQITQKSDVYSFGVVLLELLTGRKPVDHTMPKGQQSLVTWATPRLSEDKVKQCIDPKLNNDFPPKAVAKLAAVAALCVQYEADFRPNMTIVVKALQPLLNSKPAGPESTS